Genomic segment of Clostridium sp. Marseille-P299:
AGGAGGTGCTTTATGTATAATAAAATGCTTGATACATTTATAGCGGTTGCCGACTGTGGTAGCCTTACAAAAGCAGCAGAACGTTTATATATCTCACCCACAGCTGTTATGAAGCAAATGAACGCACTGGAAAGTCATTTGGATTTAAAGCTGATAGAGCGCACCCCCTCTGGCATACGTTTGACAGAAGCAGGCGCTTTAATTTATCAGGATGCAAAATTTATGATAGACTACTCAAAAAAATCCATTTCAAGTGCAAGAGCTACTTTATTCGCTAATGATACGACCTTTTGTGTCGGAACTTCCCTTTTAAATCCTGCCAAGCCCTTTATGGATTTATGGTATCAAGTAAACAAAGATTTTCCAGAATACAAGCTGCACCTTGTTCCTTTTGAAGATAACCACGAGGGCATCCTATCTGAAATTAGTAAACTGGGAGAGAAGTTCGATTTTCTCATTGGAGTATGTGATTCCAAAGCATGGCTGAATCTCTGTAATATGCTTCCCATTGGCAGATATAAAAAAATGATAGCCGTCTCAAGAGAACATCCTCTTGCAGAAAAAAGTCGTATAAACCTAGAAGATTTATACGGTGAAACATTGATGATGGTAAAACCGGGAGATTCGGACGTCAATGATTTTATTCGCAACGATTTAGAAAGACATCACCCTAAAGTCCACATAGAAGATACTACTCAGTTTTATGATTTATCTGTGTTTAATCATTGTGCGGAAACAGGAAAGGTTTTGCTTACTACCGAGTGCTGGCAAGACGTTCACCCAGGACTAGTGACCATTCCCGTAAATTGGGATTACAGTATTCCTTATGGATTATTATATAGTTTAGATGCACCAGAAGATGTACTCAGATTTGTTAATACTTTGGAAAGGAAAATGTAGATTTTTACTTAGATTCCTTCAAGCCAACTATTATTCAAGATAAAATATGTATTATATATAAATTGAGGTAAACAAATGACAGATAAGAAACTTTGTATCAAGACTGAAGGTGTCCAATTAGATGATAGGCACTCCTATTACAACCATCGTTATGAACCAACTTCTTATGAGATTTTAGACATCTTGTTCGATGAATATATGCTTACACCAGAAGATACACTTGTTGACTATGGATGTGGAAAAGGAAGATTAAATTTTTATGTAAATTCCCGTTTTCACTGTCACACGGTAGGTATCGAGCTCAATGCTGCATATTACCAAGATGCACTTGATAATCTAAACACCTATAACGGGTCCTTCAAACAAAAGATTCATTTTGAATGTATCCCTGCCCAAAATTATATTGTTACTGAGAAAGAAAATTATTTTTACTTTTTTAATCCTTTTTCCATTGAATTGTTTCGTAAAGTAATTGGAAACATTCTAACAAGTTTAGAAGATAATCCAAGAAAATGTAAATTAATCTTATATTATCCAGATCCTGAATATACATTTTACTTACAAAATAATACTATTTTTCAACTTGAAGAGACAATAACAATCTCGTTGGCAAAAGATGTTCGTGAATGTTTCTGTATTTATACAAATGAATTATAGATGGATGAATTAGGGATTTATCTAAAGAACTGGAAAGGACTTCGATTCTGGAACAGCAATGAATTTAATAAAATTATTGGTATCTATGGAAATAAAGATTATATCGAATCTTCCTTTGCTATGATAGGATTGAAAAATGAACTAATTTAAATTTAAAATAATGTTTAATTCCATATTATATATTTCACTTATCAACTCACGGCTAAAGGAGTTTTCTAATAAATTACAATGTCAAGAGAATTGTCTACATTAATATAATATGTAAACATAATATTTGATATTGACTTATGCTAATGGACAGATGCAAACTATATTAGACATTTTATAATACTACATTTATAATTTTACAATTAAAAGATCTTCTAAAAACTATAATAGAAAAAACTATTAACATATTAGATTGGAGTACCTATGGAATACAAAAATATACAAGTGGGAGAATTTATAAGCCGTCCAAACCGTTTTATAGCCCATGTAAAAATAGAAAACACAATAGAGATTTGCCATGTGAAAAATACAGGAAGATGTAAAGAACTTTTGCTTCCTGGCGCTACTGTTTATGTACAGCATTTTCCAAATACTAAAAGAAAGACAAGTTGGGATTTGATTGCTGTGAAAAAAGGAGAAGTTTTAATAAATATGGACAGTCAAGCGCCAAATAAAGCCGTAAAGGAATGGCTATTATTAGGAGGACTTGGTTTCATACCAGACATAGTAAAGCCAGAGTATCAATATGAAGATAGCCGCTTCGATTTTTATCTGGAGCACGATAATAAACGCTGGCTCATTGAAGTGAAAGGGGTTACCTTAGAAAAAGATGGAGTAGCTCTGTTTCCAGATGCTCCAACCCTTCGTGGAGTAAAGCATATTGAAGGGTTGGCAAGGCATTCAAAAGAAGGATTTGTAACTGCTATTCTATTTGTCATTCAAATGGATGGTATCCTTTATTTTACTCCAAATGAAATAATGCATCCTGAATTTGCACAGGCTCTTCGACAAGCAAAACAAGAAGGTACTCATATCATGGCCTATGATTGTGAGATTACACCCAATAGCATGAATATTCGAAATCCAATTGAAATTAAACTTTAATAATTACTTCGCAAAACCTTTCTTCTTTGAACGAATTAATAATATAGCAGCTAACACGGTGGTTGCGATTGTGGCAAATGGCGTTGTAAGCCAAATTCCGTCAAGTCCCATCGTCTTTGGTAAAATTAATAAAAATCCGATTGGAAATACAATGGTCATAGTCACCGTAATTGCAATTGCATATTCTGGGCGATTGATTGCTGTAAAATACGACTGTGTAGCCGAGGAAAACCAGCGTACAAGGAACGTAATGGCAAATAGCTGTAATGCATGAAGAGATAGTTCAATGAGCTCTGTATCACTTTTTTGAACAAACAACAATACTGCACTTTCTCCACCAAAGAAAATCCATAGCGTAAATATAAGTGATATTAGGAAACCTGCAAGATAGCAAAGCCTCATCAATGCGTGTATTCGCTTATAATTTTTCGCACCTAAATTGTAACTGATGGCTGGCTGCAAGGAATCACTAAGTCCATATATAAGTGAATGCACTATGTTGTCAATATATAAAACAACGCTGAAGGCTGCAATCGACAGTTCTCCTGCCATTCTTAGCAATATGACATTAATTAGTATAGATGTAACACGTCCTGAAATACTATTTAATAAAGTTGGGCTACCACTAGCAATTATTTTACCCACCATTTTTATAGACCCTTTTGGTTTTACGAACTGTAATAATAATTTCTTTCGAAAAAATGGATAAAATGCGACAACTGTACTAATTATCATACTAAGGCTGAACGCAAGAGCAGCTGCCCAAATTCCCCACTTAAATACACCAAGAAACAACCATTCAAGAAAAACCCCTTCGATTGCCATTGTGATATTTACCCACATACTGTATTTGATTTTACCACAGATTCGAAGATAATTATCCACTGCAAAAAAGATTGAGAGGAATGGTGCAAGTATTGCATATACATATAAATATTGTACAGAAAGATTTATTAGTTCCTCATCCGCTCCCATTAAGCGAATTAAATCTTCTGCAAATATAAAAAAGATAGCTCCGGTTAAAAGTCCAGTTCCTATTATTAAGAAACAAGACAATGTGAAAATTTGATTTGCAGATGCGTTATCCTTTTCTCCTAAGCGAATTGCAATTGGTACGGAAGAACCTACACCAATCATATCACCAATAGAAAAACCTATAATTACTAATGGCATAACAATATTTACTGCTGCGAGGGCTTGTGATCCAAGTAACTGTCCTACAAAGATGCCATCTGCAATCACATAAAAAGATGACATTAGCATACTAATAATACTTGGAATAGCTACCAGAAAAAATAACTTTATCGGTGATGATTTTTCGTATAATACTTCATGATTCATTTTAAATACTCCTTATCCTTAACTTGCAAAAAAGCTATACTTACGGTATTCTAAAGTATGGTGAAACCCTATAGTCAAGAAGAAATTAAAATATATTTTCATTTGAAAGTTATACAAACTAAATTACAATTTTAAAGGACTCATTTATACGATTCCCTATTAGTAATTCTAGTATTTGATAAATTAGCATATGGAGGTTATGATGTCCAAAAAATACTTTACAAGCGGTGAATTTGCCACAGTCTGTGGGACTACAAAAGAAACACTATTCCATTATGATGAAATCGGTATCTTAAAACCTACTTATGTAGCTAAAAATGGATATCGGTATTACTCACCAAAGCAGTTCTATGATTTTGATTTAATAGCAACCTTAAAAGAAGCTGGCAGCTCTTTGGCCCAGATTAAAGAATATATTGAGACTTATACACCAGAAAATTATCTTAAAATTTTGGAGATGAATCGTGAAAAGTTAAGACAAGAGAGATTAAAGCTTATGCGTATGGAACGGCTGCTAAAAAACTCCGAACAACTTACAAAATATGCCATGCAGACTCCTGTTGGTTTACCAAAACTGGAGGAATGTGAGGAAGAATATTTTATTGTTGTAAAATTAAATACGGCAAAGCCAATCAGTGAAATCGATGAAATATACGAAATCGCTGACCATTTTAAATATTGCTTTAGTCATAAGCTGGGGGATGAATTTCCTCTTGGAAGTATTGTATTAAAAGAAACCCTGTTGTCTGGACAAAGTTATGATAGTTATTATTACAGTAAGATTTATAAGTCAGTAAAAAGTGAGCGTTTATTTGTGAAACCAAAGGGAACTTATTTAACCATGCTGCATCGTGGTTCTATGGAGACCATTGAAGATTCCTATAAGCTTATGCTTGATTACATTGAAAAAAACAACCTTGAACTCATTGGAAATGCCTATTGTTATGATGTTTTAAGCTACCTTGCAACTTGTAATACCAATGATTTTGTGATACAAATTTCCATGCAGGTTGAAAGAAAAAAATAAATGCATACTTGAAACCCCTCGATATTTTAGAAGTTCAAAAGAGGTCTTTGCATAATATAATTCGCAAAGACCTTATTTTATTTTCTATAATTTCTGAATTCTATCCTCAAAACTTACCTTTCATCTCTTCTAATCCTTTGAAGAACTTTCACCCATCTATCTTATGTCTCAATATTTTTACTAGCAAATTCTAAACATCACTTTCACCGAATATAATGAATTAGCTATAAAACGAGATTTAAGAACAATTAGCAACAACATTTTATTCTTCGGAAGGAGTACTTTATGGATTCATATTTTATTGTAATAATGATTGGTGGCATTCTACTTGCTCTTTATTTGCTTATCTTTCATATTCTAGGGCTTCGTATTATTAAGTCAAATGAAGTAGCGGTAGTCGAAAAATGGTGGAGTATCCATGGTTCTTTAAAAAACTCTATTATCGCTTTGAATGGCGAAGCTGGCTATTCTCCTGATTTACTACGAGGTGGTATCCATTTTCGTTCTACTTTAATGTACCGTATTCATAAGTACCCTTTGATTACAATACCACAAGGTCAAATTGCTTACATCTTTGCGAAGGATGGTATTCCACTTTCACCGACTCAGACTTTAGGTAAAGTAGTTATGGAAGCAAATAACTTCCAGGATGTTCGAGGCTTTCTTCAAAATGGTGGTCAAAAAGGGCCGCAAAGAGGCTTCCTAAGAGAAGGTACCTATGCCATTAACGTCGCCCAGTTCATTGTTATTACACAAAATGATATCAAGGCAATTTTTAATGGTTCCAAACAGGAACATTTGGAATTAGAAAGCATGCAACAGACTTTAATTCAAAGAAATGCCTTTGCTCCAGTTGTCATTATGGGGAAAGGAAATGAAACCAGTGACTTAATGGGTATTGTTACAGTACATGATAGCTTACCTCTTCAGCAGGGTGAAATTATTGCACCATCGGTTGGTGAAGGGCATTCCAGTTATCAAGATCCCGAGAAATTCATTGAACTCGGTGGACGCCGAGGTAAACAAATTGAAATATTAACAGATGGTACTTATTATATAAACCGTCTATTTGCAACAGTGGAATTTCGTGCTAAAACTGTCGTTCCAATTGGTTATGTCGGCGTTGTCGTAAGTTTCTTTGGTAATCAAGGAGTCGATACCACTGGTGATAATTATAGACATGGAGAGTTAGTGGAAACTGGCTGCAAAGGTGTATTACAAAAGCCTTTGATGCCGGGTAAATATGCCTTCAATACCGATGCAGGTAAAGTAATTCTAGTACCTACCACAAACATTATTTTAAAATGGAACCGTGGAGAAGTAGGAGAACATAAATATGACCAGAATCTATCGGAAGTCGACATTATAACGAAAGATGCCTTTGAACCTTCTCTCCCACTTTCGGTAGTTATGCATATTGATTATAAACAGGCTCCATGGGTAATTCAACGTTTTGGAGATATCAGCATGCTTGTAAATCAGTCTCTAGACCCTTTGGTAAGCGCATATTTTAAAGATGTCGCCCAAACGAAAACTTTAATTGAGTTAATCCAAGAACGTAGCGAAATTAGAGAGCGAGCTGTTGTTGAAATGAAGGATAAATTCGAAAAATACAACCTTCAACTAGAAGAAGTATTAATCGGTACCCCAAAATCTTCAAAAGATGATATTCAAATAGAAAATATTTTGACGCAGCTTCGGGAACGGCAAATTGCAGAGGAAAAGAAAATTACATATCAAAAACAACAATCCGCTGCTGAGAGCGAGAAATCACTTCGTGAAGCACAAGCCATTGCAGAGCAACAAAGCTACTTAACGAAGTCCAGCATCCAAATTCAAATTGAAGGTAATATCGGTGCTGCTTTAGCAAGTAAGGCCGAACAAGAGGCTAATCAAATTATTGCCCTTGCAAAAGCCAATGCTTCAAAAGTCCGCTTAGAAGGTGAGGCCGATGCTTCAAAAGAAACCAATATTGGTCTTGCAAAAGCTAAGGCTATTGACGCACAGGTTAAGGCATACGGAGGAGCGGAATACAGAATCACTCAGGAAATCACAGAGAAATTAGCAGATGCAATTAAGTACACCAATGTTGATATCGTTCCAAAGACTATAGTTACGATGGGAAGCTCATCAAAGGATGAGACTTCCTCGAATGCTTCCATTATAGATACTCTCCTTAAGCTTATTACAATTGAAAAGCTTGGAATATCCCTTCCAAAGGAAATAGAAAAAGTGAGTGAAGTAGAATCGATAAGTGGAGCAAAATCAACAAATGAAGTAGATCAAGCAATAGAGTAGATCAGATGAATGGAATTATATAGATGTACGAACTGGAAACGACAATTTAAGTCTTTTGCTATCTCTTATAAGCATACATAAAAAGCTGTGTCTCATATAGAAAAAGCATAAGCACAACACACCAATATTTATGAATAAAATGTCCCTACAAGATTTGAAAACATTCTAGAAATGATAAATCTTTTGGGGACATTTTTATTTTTTATCTATATTTTATATACATTCGTTCCTTCCAGCGGTGAGCCTTAACTATCATTATTCATATTTATTTCTAATGCTGTTTGCTAATGAATTTAACGCTTGACATGGTTCATATTTGGTTTTATATCCAACACCATCAATGATTAAGAATGGATTGTAAGCGGTTACTGTGATTCTAGTCCCATCTGTCTTGATAATTGTATAGATAACTGCTTGACCATCATAATCTTTATATGAATTGTCCTTGTTATATATAACTACATCATTCAGTATTTTGGTTAATTCAGAAATATCTTGTTCATTAAGGCTTATTGTAACATCTGGGGGTAGCAATTCTACTGTAACTTCTTTGATTTCATCCGTTGTTAAGCTTTTGAATAGTTTTGTTCCAAAACTAGACTTAATAATAAAAATTGATATAATGACAGCTACCACAATACAAAGAATAAGTATCTTTTTCTTCATTTTAACTCCTCCTTATCATTAATTCTGTAGTTCGATGGGATGTAAAAGATTATAATGATCCTTTTTCTGCCTCTCGTGCTTTCATAACCCACATTACACTATGTTATTAATTGAATATCAAATATCTAGACAAGAAATGGTAGGTCTGTTTGAAATGCTTTTATTTGTTACCAATTTTGTTGTTGCCATAACAAAACTTTAACTCCTTATTTTGTCAATATAATGTCAATAAACAACCTCTCTTTGTACTTAATAGTTAACAGCCGCCTGGTTTAATACTAGGTTTCGAGTATCTATATTACTATGTAAGTCCTTTGCACCTTCAACAAGTCTATTTTTAATTATTAATCTCTCATCTTGTACTATATTCTCATCTGTACTATATTCTCATCGTCTACTATAGAATGACGTATATAATCAATTTATATAAGGAGTTACCATGCAAATTATAGACGCTATCTAAGCATTTCTCGTATCTTAGTTAAATAAAAAAAATGAGCCAATAATCCGTGAGTTATCTCCACAAATTATCGGCTCTATCTCTTAATATCAGGCACTTTTATAAATAAGATAGTATTAAAACTAAGATAGTACAAAATCAACTACTATTATTTACTAATAAAAATAAACATCTATGTATTGTTCCCTACTATCTTCTTATGAAACAAAGTCTTCTCTCATTGGATTAAAGATATCAAGGAGAATTCCTTCTTTTAGACATACACAGCCATGAACTACACCATTAAGCTTAAGCATAGTATCTCCAGCTTTTACAATCTTTTTCTCTCCATCAATTTCAAACTCAAATTCCCCAGAAATCACATAAGTAATCTGAGTATGTGGATGGTGATGCAATGCTCCTACTGCTCCTGTAGCAAATGAATTTTCTACACACATTAAATCTTTACTGTACGCAAGTACACGGCGAATAACTCCTTCACCCACATTTTGTTCTTCAACATCATCATGAAATACCCATCTTTGATCTAACATATTCTTTCCTCCAATCCTATGAATTATTTTATGTTACATTATGTTTCACTGCACAAAGCAACTTCTTCATAAACATATACTTTACATAAAATTCTATAAAATAGCAAGCATTACTTTTATTGAACACTCTTATATATACTGTGTTCTGTCATTACTTTTTATAAATGTTACTTCTACATCTTCTGCTTTTAGTCTCCTACCAACTACATCAAACTTTGGATTTTGTTCTTTTGCATAGATTTTAAATTCTTCCATTGTTGCAAAATCTTTATCACTTCCACAAATACAGAAATAAGCAATGTCATCACCATAGGTTCTATATTCACATCCGAATACCTGATCATTTTCAGACTCCATGGTTTGATTACACCAAATCGCTACATATCCATGTTTCTTTTTACCAAATAACCAATGTTCTTCAATTTTTATTTCTTCAAATTTAGGAGTTGGAAAATATACATGGGTGAAATGAATCGGGTGTTCTTCTGGGATATGATAGACAATACCTATTTTATTATGGTTTTGCATGATTGCCGGCATTACTCCATTACCAAACCAAAAACCAGGTCTCATAGAGCTAGAATCACAGGTTCCACCAGGATGATTTGTGAAAACATCCGTTTCCTTATCTAAAGCCGCATACCACATGTGCTGTTGATATCCATATACTCCTGGCTCAAAACAGGTAGTTCCATGGAATCTCTCATTGAGAGATTTTGTGTATTCACAGGTGGTTGGATCTGCATCTGGATTCAAGGTCAGGTTCTCCCAACGTTTGAAGTTTTCATCCAAAACAGGTGACTGTACTGAAGTTAAACAATAATCTTCCGATTTATTTAAGTGGATAAGCGCATTTCCAGTCGTATAAGTAATTTCTAAAGGCTGATCCATAAGACTAATAAGTCTCTCTGGAATCTTATATTTGCTACTTGCATAAAAACCAAGCCAACCTTCACCAAAAGTATAAGGTACCTCTGGATTAATTAGGTTCATAAGTGCCTGGGCTCCCTGCGCAAAAGGATGAATCACTTCGCGATATACTCGTCCCATAGGTGCAATCACGCAGCCATCATAAGTATGTTGGCATAACATTTCAAGTAATCGGTCAGTTACTTTAGTAGCTCGATTGGATATTTCTAAATCCGAATAATCGATTACATTTAATAAAGCAGCAAAGGTTACGCACATATAAACCGTACTTAAAAACTCTTCAAATCCATTGGTTTCCACATCATCTAGCCAAGCCAAAACCTTTTCTCTTCCAAACTGACTTAGCTGTAATCCAGTCATATTTGCTCTTTTAAAATAATCTTGAGGGAACATTTCACCCACTTGCATTGCACAAGCATAAAACATTAAAGAATGATTTTCACTCCAGAAACACATAGCGTCAGAACCATTTTGATTCATCCAATATCTCCAGTTTAACAATACATCCTTTGCCCTCTTATAAAGTTCATCATCCACCTCGTAATTCTTTAGATAACGCACGAGACCACACACCAAAAAGTCAGAACAATCGAATCGGCTTTCAATCTGATTTAGAGTTTCCAACAATAGATCTCTATCCTTTTTTGTATCCATTCCAAGATACTTTCTCGCAAGTATATTGGATATGGAAAATCCAAACTTATCACCCCTAGATAAGCTCTCTGCCTTCGCAATTCGCTTTAGTATTTCTATCCTATTTTCTTCATAAGAACCAATGCTTCCATATACCGGTTTTTGAGCAAGAATATTTTCAACTTTTCTAGTTAATACAGTATCTCCTATGGTTATACGTACTAAAATCACTCCAGGCTTATTTTCATCAAGCGTAATCTTATCTTGTCCACTAATCTCTATCCATTCTT
This window contains:
- a CDS encoding LysR family transcriptional regulator — its product is MYNKMLDTFIAVADCGSLTKAAERLYISPTAVMKQMNALESHLDLKLIERTPSGIRLTEAGALIYQDAKFMIDYSKKSISSARATLFANDTTFCVGTSLLNPAKPFMDLWYQVNKDFPEYKLHLVPFEDNHEGILSEISKLGEKFDFLIGVCDSKAWLNLCNMLPIGRYKKMIAVSREHPLAEKSRINLEDLYGETLMMVKPGDSDVNDFIRNDLERHHPKVHIEDTTQFYDLSVFNHCAETGKVLLTTECWQDVHPGLVTIPVNWDYSIPYGLLYSLDAPEDVLRFVNTLERKM
- a CDS encoding methyltransferase, which produces MTDKKLCIKTEGVQLDDRHSYYNHRYEPTSYEILDILFDEYMLTPEDTLVDYGCGKGRLNFYVNSRFHCHTVGIELNAAYYQDALDNLNTYNGSFKQKIHFECIPAQNYIVTEKENYFYFFNPFSIELFRKVIGNILTSLEDNPRKCKLILYYPDPEYTFYLQNNTIFQLEETITISLAKDVRECFCIYTNEL
- the sfsA gene encoding DNA/RNA nuclease SfsA; this encodes MEYKNIQVGEFISRPNRFIAHVKIENTIEICHVKNTGRCKELLLPGATVYVQHFPNTKRKTSWDLIAVKKGEVLINMDSQAPNKAVKEWLLLGGLGFIPDIVKPEYQYEDSRFDFYLEHDNKRWLIEVKGVTLEKDGVALFPDAPTLRGVKHIEGLARHSKEGFVTAILFVIQMDGILYFTPNEIMHPEFAQALRQAKQEGTHIMAYDCEITPNSMNIRNPIEIKL
- a CDS encoding MATE family efflux transporter, which encodes MNHEVLYEKSSPIKLFFLVAIPSIISMLMSSFYVIADGIFVGQLLGSQALAAVNIVMPLVIIGFSIGDMIGVGSSVPIAIRLGEKDNASANQIFTLSCFLIIGTGLLTGAIFFIFAEDLIRLMGADEELINLSVQYLYVYAILAPFLSIFFAVDNYLRICGKIKYSMWVNITMAIEGVFLEWLFLGVFKWGIWAAALAFSLSMIISTVVAFYPFFRKKLLLQFVKPKGSIKMVGKIIASGSPTLLNSISGRVTSILINVILLRMAGELSIAAFSVVLYIDNIVHSLIYGLSDSLQPAISYNLGAKNYKRIHALMRLCYLAGFLISLIFTLWIFFGGESAVLLFVQKSDTELIELSLHALQLFAITFLVRWFSSATQSYFTAINRPEYAIAITVTMTIVFPIGFLLILPKTMGLDGIWLTTPFATIATTVLAAILLIRSKKKGFAK
- a CDS encoding MerR family transcriptional regulator; amino-acid sequence: MSKKYFTSGEFATVCGTTKETLFHYDEIGILKPTYVAKNGYRYYSPKQFYDFDLIATLKEAGSSLAQIKEYIETYTPENYLKILEMNREKLRQERLKLMRMERLLKNSEQLTKYAMQTPVGLPKLEECEEEYFIVVKLNTAKPISEIDEIYEIADHFKYCFSHKLGDEFPLGSIVLKETLLSGQSYDSYYYSKIYKSVKSERLFVKPKGTYLTMLHRGSMETIEDSYKLMLDYIEKNNLELIGNAYCYDVLSYLATCNTNDFVIQISMQVERKK
- a CDS encoding SPFH domain-containing protein — protein: MDSYFIVIMIGGILLALYLLIFHILGLRIIKSNEVAVVEKWWSIHGSLKNSIIALNGEAGYSPDLLRGGIHFRSTLMYRIHKYPLITIPQGQIAYIFAKDGIPLSPTQTLGKVVMEANNFQDVRGFLQNGGQKGPQRGFLREGTYAINVAQFIVITQNDIKAIFNGSKQEHLELESMQQTLIQRNAFAPVVIMGKGNETSDLMGIVTVHDSLPLQQGEIIAPSVGEGHSSYQDPEKFIELGGRRGKQIEILTDGTYYINRLFATVEFRAKTVVPIGYVGVVVSFFGNQGVDTTGDNYRHGELVETGCKGVLQKPLMPGKYAFNTDAGKVILVPTTNIILKWNRGEVGEHKYDQNLSEVDIITKDAFEPSLPLSVVMHIDYKQAPWVIQRFGDISMLVNQSLDPLVSAYFKDVAQTKTLIELIQERSEIRERAVVEMKDKFEKYNLQLEEVLIGTPKSSKDDIQIENILTQLRERQIAEEKKITYQKQQSAAESEKSLREAQAIAEQQSYLTKSSIQIQIEGNIGAALASKAEQEANQIIALAKANASKVRLEGEADASKETNIGLAKAKAIDAQVKAYGGAEYRITQEITEKLADAIKYTNVDIVPKTIVTMGSSSKDETSSNASIIDTLLKLITIEKLGISLPKEIEKVSEVESISGAKSTNEVDQAIE
- a CDS encoding cupin domain-containing protein, whose protein sequence is MLDQRWVFHDDVEEQNVGEGVIRRVLAYSKDLMCVENSFATGAVGALHHHPHTQITYVISGEFEFEIDGEKKIVKAGDTMLKLNGVVHGCVCLKEGILLDIFNPMREDFVS